The Nostoc sp. 'Lobaria pulmonaria (5183) cyanobiont' genome window below encodes:
- a CDS encoding DUF655 domain-containing protein: MQLISRQRYFLSIFLLIFSLAGCQRVQSYNQRPAPLPQDPLVQVYFNHSESSEYQEAYRQQTRLGDDLEKQIVDAITQAKSTVDVAVQELRLPKVAQALVDRQKAGVRVRIILENTYSRPWSSLTSTEIGKLDKREQERYKEFRQFIDINQDNQLSSAEINQRDALIILQNAKIPWLDDRADGSAGSSLMHHKFVIVDNRLVIITSANFTLSDTSGDFTNSSSLGNANNLLQIDSPELAALFIEEFNILWGDGPGGQPDSRFGLKKPLRLPKQITLGNTKITVQFSPTSPTQPWSNSSNGLIAKTLDSASKSIDMALFVFSEQPLANILEKRHQQSVQIRALIEPQFAYRPYSEALDMMGVALSNKCKYEIDNHPWSNPITTVGVPVLPKGDLLHHKFGVIDSQTVITGSHNWSDAANNGNDETLVVIENPIVAAHYVREFARLYAKVKPGLPPAIQEKIKLEQTRCPQIKTFSSTELQAIQKVNINTASLEELATLPGVGKKLAQRIIISRQQQTFTSLQDLERVPGVSARTLEKWDNHLTW, from the coding sequence AAGTTTATTTTAACCATTCTGAGTCTTCAGAATACCAAGAAGCTTACCGTCAGCAAACTCGCCTTGGGGATGATTTAGAAAAACAGATTGTCGATGCTATTACGCAAGCTAAATCTACAGTAGATGTGGCGGTGCAAGAACTACGTTTACCCAAAGTTGCCCAAGCATTGGTTGATAGACAAAAAGCTGGGGTAAGAGTCAGAATCATTTTAGAAAATACCTACAGCCGACCTTGGAGTAGCTTAACATCTACTGAAATAGGTAAGTTAGATAAAAGAGAACAAGAACGCTACAAAGAATTTCGCCAATTTATCGATATTAACCAAGATAATCAACTCAGTTCAGCCGAAATAAATCAAAGAGATGCTTTGATAATTTTGCAGAATGCCAAAATTCCCTGGTTAGACGATCGAGCAGATGGTTCAGCAGGTAGCAGCTTGATGCATCACAAATTCGTGATTGTGGACAATCGCCTTGTAATTATCACTTCAGCTAATTTTACATTAAGTGATACTTCTGGTGATTTTACAAATTCCAGCAGTTTAGGCAATGCCAATAATTTATTGCAGATTGACAGCCCAGAATTAGCAGCTTTATTTATAGAAGAGTTTAATATCTTATGGGGAGATGGGCCAGGAGGTCAACCAGATAGTCGATTTGGTTTAAAAAAACCACTGCGTTTACCTAAACAAATAACTTTAGGTAATACCAAAATTACTGTGCAATTTTCGCCTACTTCTCCAACTCAACCTTGGAGTAACAGTAGTAATGGTTTAATTGCTAAAACTTTAGATTCAGCAAGCAAATCTATTGATATGGCATTATTTGTCTTTTCTGAACAGCCTCTTGCCAATATTTTAGAAAAACGCCATCAACAAAGTGTGCAAATTCGCGCTTTAATTGAACCACAATTCGCCTATCGTCCTTACAGCGAAGCCTTAGATATGATGGGGGTTGCTCTGAGTAACAAATGTAAATATGAAATTGACAACCATCCTTGGTCAAATCCAATTACTACTGTAGGTGTACCTGTGTTACCCAAAGGCGATTTATTGCATCACAAATTTGGTGTTATTGATAGCCAAACTGTAATTACAGGTTCTCATAATTGGTCAGATGCTGCCAATAATGGTAACGACGAGACACTTGTAGTGATAGAAAATCCGATAGTTGCTGCCCATTATGTGCGAGAATTTGCTCGTCTTTATGCCAAAGTGAAACCAGGCTTACCACCAGCAATTCAAGAAAAAATTAAATTAGAACAAACACGGTGTCCTCAAATAAAAACTTTTTCATCAACTGAGTTACAAGCAATTCAAAAAGTAAATATCAACACCGCAAGTTTAGAAGAATTAGCAACTCTCCCTGGCGTGGGTAAGAAGTTAGCACAGCGAATAATTATTAGTCGTCAACAGCAAACATTTACATCTTTACAAGACTTAGAACGAGTTCCAGGAGTGAGTGCTAGAACTTTAGAAAAATGGGATAATCACCTAACTTGGTAG